The Oryza sativa Japonica Group chromosome 11, ASM3414082v1 DNA window TGAACCTAATGGTGGGCCGCATCCTTTGTTTGGGCCTAGTTGTCGGCGTCACACAACTGGGCCCCCACACTGGAGCCAAGTCGACCCGGTGGTGGGGCCCATAACGCGATCCCTCTGGCCTCCGTTGCGACGTGGCCTCATCGTGACGCTCGGATTTGTTTGAAACGTCCACCTGTCGTGTGATTCAGTGTGTGCTCCTCTATCTCCGATCTCCTGCTTTGTTTTCTCTGCTAGTGAGGAACACAGAGTTCGCCGGAGCGAGCTTGCGCGGGAGAATGGAGGCGCGGCCCAGATGCCGGCGGGAGGGTTCTcagcgtcggcgccgccgcctgcacggAGTTCGAGGCGAAGATCACGCCGACCGTGGTACCTCCTGCGTCATGGCGGCCGGCCACCGGCGGCCTCATATATATTCGACATCGGCTACGACGACATATGAACAACATAGGCTctcatcggatggcctaatcagctaaaaaaaggcaaattttaaattttcaaacttagttttgaaattgattttgtgatatttttaacgtagtttctttttcaatatTAGCTTTTAATTcaccaagaacacatatataaaagttttatctacaaatttatttttattccctaataatttatgttttgatttattggggaaaaagccaaacgatggggccaATAGCCACTAGCACAGCCCCAGCTAGTACAccgatttttttattataaaaaatgacaTACACAGGTAAACAAAAGATGATAATAGTTGGAGAATGGAATTATGGAAACATGTAGAATGTCTGgttccacatatatatatatatatatatatatatatatatatatatatatatatattaaatttgtttggtgtcctatatatatatcgtCAACATTGCCATCGAGCTCCACCGCAAATCGTGGAGAAAGCACACCAAGTATATGAACAATTAATTATACACAACAGAATGCATTACCAGCTTAATTATGTACTTATGGCACAAATATTAGGAGTTATGTATTGAAAAAACACTGAACATGAAAGTAGGGGTTCTCATATCGGAATTTGTTGAGAAAAACGAGGCTTGAACTTGAGCTGGCTAGCTGATCTCTGGTGCTAGCCTGAAGACCTCCAGACCTTTTCTCAAAAGTTCTGTATTGGGGCAGTTTGTCATAAACAGCTAACTTATACTGCACCATTTTACTGGATTAAGGAAGTCGTTGCTAACTTATATTCATAATTAGAACTCGTCCGCGTCTACCGGCTTGTGACCAGTGTTCCTTTTTGCCGGGCCATGACCGTGACCAGTCTTCTTTAGGGGCAAGGGTAGTAAGTAAATTTCATCAGGGCACCAGTCTTGGCTAGAAGTTGATGCTTCATACATATTCCAACCTTCTTCAAAAGATATGCCATTATCCATTACAAAAGGCATGTCCATGTGTGGATGAAGTACATGTGGATTCATCTCCCAATCTGACGAAGCCATCGCCGCTTTATTAGAAATTCCCTGCGTAAAATGACGTCGGCGTAAGCTGTGCTGGTGCGCCAACCTTGGGCTCAGCAGGCTACACTTACTAAATCATGTTGAATTTAAGATTACGTGGAGATATTATTGatgcataaaaaaatatttaaacgcAAATGAGTCGGGCGATATAAATTGAACTTGAAGCATACTGGATGCTAATTAAGATATAGACCGAAATAACTAAATTAATTCTCAGTTACTGAAAACAACTAATTACTAGGACTACTTATTAGCTATTACAAAGAGGACAAATTTTACTTAACAAAGGCAAGTTGCTATCTGAAATCCAAGAATCTTCCATACACAATCCTGAAATGAAaacaacaaacaaaaactcCAGTCACTCTCTGTCCCTTCCCTATGGCTATGAGTCAATGCTCAAGAATTTGCACGTACTTTATAAATTATCGTTTACCTCTCAATTAGTATCTTTGTTCATTACCACTCTACAGGACCATTTGCCGCCAAAAATGCACCGTACCCTATAAGTTCTTTCTAATTCTGTAGCCAACTTACTGTAAGATTTTATTATCAAATCTTGGACCATATATATGCCTATACTGCAACACTCTTTTTGTTTTCGTCAAAAAAATTGATCTGATGTACTAGTGATCGGGCATTCACCGTTATAAATTACTCCTCGCCTCAAACCAccgaggtggtactaaactttGCCACAATATACTTCTGCTGCTGGCTGTTGCCGATCTGCTGCTGCTCGCGAAATGGGCCAAGGCCCAATGCCCGCTGCTGCACCACtactgctcctgctgctgcaaTTGATGTTTGCTGCCtgggaaaaagtccactttgactcccttaaatatAGGTAAaatctaattcgtacccctcAACTGGAAAACCGGGTAGGACGACTCCCCCAACTATTgtaaccggtgcaatttgactccctcggcggtttcggatagcggttttgctgacgtggcgctgacgtggcgaaATTGACCcagtcttcgtcccacgtggcattcgAATTAAACcaatatatgtgggacccatctgtcattcacagaaaaaaaaatatattgtgggacccactgacatgtggggcccacatgtcatcatctctctctatctcttcccTTCATCGGTTTGCAGGGACGGGAGCTAGACAAGCggcggcaggcaggcaggcgacactagggcggcggcggcggtcgagggagtggacggcggcggggccagctcttcctcctccctctctctccctcatctctttctcCCCCGTTTGTCTTCACAGGAGCAGGGGCCACATAGgcattggcggcggcgacggacgggGGTCGGGTTGGCGGCAGCGACGAACGGGGGTCGGGTTGGCAGTGACGGCGGGCCGGTCTCCATCGCGCCATCGCCATCTCGTCGCTGGAATCGTGCTTGGCGGCGGCAAGAACCTCCGGGGTGAATGGCGACGGCTTGATCCACCGATCTAATAAACATGTATGTGCTCTGATGTTATTAGTGAGGTCCCTAGGGTGGTTCATGCGCAAGGAATTGACGCGAGACTCACTGGAGCGGCGGGAATCGAAGATTTACGCCGGCggccggagttggagaagacgAAGTCGATCTCCCTCCTCGGTGCGCCATTCTCCGGGATTTTTGAGGGGAAACGGAGAGGAGGACGATGCGAAGTCGACGGCGCAGTGGCTTGGCTCCGGCCCTCGCCCGcccgtcctcccgccgccgccgccgccgccggctcccgcccaccgccgccgctgccgctggccCTCGTCCCACTCTcgtgaagagaaagagagggggaggatgaagaaggtagagaagagaggatgacatgtgggccccacatgtcagtgggtcccacaatataaatttttttaatgacagatgggacccacatatattttttaattctaatgccacataagcgccacgtgggacgaaaacCGGGTCAACatcgccacgtcagcaaaaccgcccccgaaaccgccgagggagtcaaattgcaccggttacAATAGTTAGGGGAGTCGTTCTACCCGGTTTTCCAGTTgaggggtacgaattagattTTGCCTatatttaagggagtcaaattggactttttccttGCTGCCTGCACGCTAGCTAGGTTGGCCCACCAAAGCAGCACAAGCCCACTAACTCAGCAGCTTttatcttcttctccttttcttttctctaatTATCGTGGGGCGTCATACATATCTTCTCTTTTATCATCCTCTGCTTGATAAATTCACACAGTCATTTATTATTTGCCACTGATTTTAATGGAATGATGAGTAGCAAACAAAAGAACAGTAAAATTTCAGTGGCATTGAGAAATTCAGCTCCCTAGTGTTTGGCGCAGCAGCAAGTGGAAGTGGTTCTTGACTGCTTGTGGGTGCTGTACATAGTAACATGGGTAATTTAACTATCTTTGAGAAGGTATGTAAATCTTGGTACAGGTAACAAAATTTTTAGGTACTTTCTCAAGTAGAAAGTACCGTAAAATTTCTTTAGAAatattatataggatgggggatgAATGCATTGTAAAAGTCAAACTATTGCAAGACGTAGATAATGAAGAGAAAAGATACGATAAAACATTCTGTGACCTTGTTGATGCGCTGCATTGTAATCAGAATGATTTGGTGGTTGTTCTGCTTCTTGCATTGGTACAAATGGTTCCCCATGAACACCTGTATTCTCAAAAATATTAGGCTTATAGTTATATAATATGAGTTAAGCGATAAATTAAGAGAGTGACTTCTATAAACTTTTTGGGTTTATCCCGTCAAGAAATCAGGTATAAAGAGCAGTTTATGGGAGAGCTTACCATCACTGACAGATAGGTCATTCTCAGAGTCAGCAAGCAAAGGATTTGATCCGCCACCTCCTGGAACTGGAATACGTGCAGCAGTGTTGCAGTTTTCAAGTGAAGGACATGTTTGAGAGACGTGAGTAAGCCCGGGGATAAAATTATTGACTGTTACAAAAAAATTGTAAATGTCAAAACTATTTTAAGATGTAAATAGAAGAAAAAAGCTATGATAAAACACTTTGTGACCTTGATATGCTGCATTGTGATTAGAAGGATTTGGCGGTGGTGCTGCGTCTTGCATTGACAAAGATAGGTCTTCAGAAACATTTCTATTAGGGGAAATTTTAGTAGGGGCGCCATTTTCATTCATTATGTAGTCAAATGGAATGCTCTCTAATGCATTGTATGCTTCCTTTCTCTGACTATCTACTATGGCCTGCAACCAAATAACATCAGGACAGAGTTAACCGCAATTGTAGCCAGAGCAACTGTAGGGTAAGATTTAGAGTTTAACATAAACCTTTTGATATCGATTGAAATTCTCCTTTGCAGTGTACTTGCCATTAAATTCTGCTCCCACAATATCATGTACGCAATTGAAGAAGATCACATCATTAATTTGGTTACCTACAACCTTGTATGCTTTCAGGTAATGATTTTCTTTGAGATCACACTCCCTGGCATGCTCGATAATGGTTTTCCAGTCTTTATGATCTTCCTTTATACCTAGTAACTTCATGCCAATGAATAACAATTAACAAGTGTATAAATTACTCTATTgacaaaaatatatacataggACCTACAGGGTATTCGCATGGTTATCTgaaaacaagtttttttttctttttctaattaagCATGGAATTTTAGTTGTTCGCAAAGCTATATTGAAGGAGACGGGGTACTTTTTGATTATGGTTTAATATTAatcatattaattaataattttatGTGAGGATGTCTATATACTACCAGCACAAAAATACTTCCGCATAGGAAAACTTGTCCTCTTTGTAATATATATGGATAATTTTATCATATTTGAGAAGGTATTGAGAGGCAtcatattttctagtgtaaaacttaataccaaaatttttagcGTAAAATCTTAGTATCAGCAGGCACTTTCTTAAAAACTGTAaaatttttcaatatatataagTAGAAAAGGTTGTAGATCTAACATTTCTTTAAAAGAGTAGATGCATTAGATTCCGACTATAATATAAGAATGCAGAGAAACATAAAATGGGATATTTACATCATTGAGCTCTTCAGGATTTTTGTTGTAAGCCCTTAGAAAATGCCCGACAGTCGTGATGTTCTATGATCGGAGCTTCGGGTAGTATATTCCTTTCTTTGCAATTTTCTTCAGTCTATATATCTCATCATCGAATTTTGGGGCGTTACTTTTTGCATTtgctgcaagaaaaaaaatatgtagctgaagatatatatactactataatAAGAATTAAAGGTGTTTAACACCAGTTATAAACTTATAATAACACGTGGATCAGTGGAATCTTTTGCTACGCAGTGACCTTTTAAGATTGGTGTTCCCAtgatctatactttctataaagttacaaCCCACTGAATCTAAAACTTAACATGCAAACCATGCCACATCGTTATTCACTAGGAATAATTACATATCAAATCTCATACGAGCATGCAAcattatttataatttattgaattctacaaatcaacatgtaAGTATATCCAATTAACACAGCTCACATCATTTTCACAATATATCAACATATCTatccattatttttataatatttaatatataattatcaATATATTCCACATCAAAAATTTTTACCTAGAGATACTTTCTCAATAATCgtaaaatttctcaaaaaacTTACGCTTGTTTCGGTTTGTTTGCACAACGACAGGACCCATGAATGCTTCTTGAACCCGATGGCCTCCAGTGGCCTCGTTCCTATTAACTCTTGCTGCAATGGTGAAGGTTCTTCTCAAGCTCCCTTCCCTAAACTGGATTCCAGGGAAGGAGCAAGTTCCCTCGACAAGCCTGCGAGCAACAACTCCTTTCAATACAGAAATATGTCCATCTCGGGTCTTCACTTCCTTTTCGTCCAACTGCTCCGTGGTGCAGTTACCAACGACGTCGCAAGCGAAATCGTCCCGTAGAACCAAAAGCTCGATTTTTGCTGAAGAGAGTGGACCGGATTTGATCACATTTCCATCGGAGTTGATCATCCGAACCTCCAGTTTTATTTGACAGCCGGTGAAAAGGGGACTCTCCAGGTTGGAAGTAAATTGGAGACGGTAGTCGTCTGAAGCCATTTGTCTGCATGCGGAGCATAAAATAATAAGGATGGAAAGTAATCAAAGTgagatatatatgtaaatttaacTCATCTATATGCCACATCTACTTTAAACATGAGTAGTAAGACATGATTTCTAATTAATGCATTcatcctcctttttcctctaaAAAAACCGCTAACTCTAAAAACCCAATCATCATGCATGGAAAACCAGcatagaaaaaaaactgaatcaCTTTTCTATCTCCTAATCCTGTTGCCAATAAAGTGTAACTAGTGTCAATAAAGTTGATGGAAAAGATTTTGTGGTTGCTAAGAAAAGATTGTAGTCTATGAAATTAAGAAAGGAAAGTATGTATGTAACCCCTACATAACGGAACCTTTTAACAAAACCCTTCATCAGTTAAAAGGGTAATAAAAAATCTGACCAAAACATATGGGATTATCCAATTCGACAATTATTTGATCCCAACTGAAAAGTGAGAGACCATCGGATTCAAAAAGCGTTTTAGGGCAAGATGATGAGACAACTTAAATTGAAAGAGGGAAAGCATGCAAGGTACTCCACCTTGGAAGATTTGAACCGGTATGTATGAATCGTCCTCTCAAGCCCCGATGGACGTAGAATCTGCTAGGATGTAATGACTTAATTAAGGAAGAGATCTTGCATGTTCGAGCACAACGTAGTACTAATACTTAAAGCAAATCTGAAAGGGCGCGCATACTTACTCTAGAGATCAATAATGTTTGAAGTGATGTTGCAacataggagtatatatatattattagctTCCGAGGGGAGAAGCAGGCGGATTTAAAGGAGGAGAAACCGCGTATTCATAACCTTATTAGGTTTTTCTCATCACCTTCCGGTAGTTTTCCAGGCATTTTCGTGGAAGGCAACCAACCGCGacgatatatatattaattggtACAGATAAGTATCGATCGCGAGTCGCGACTGCTCACGCAATATAGTGCTGTAAGTTGTTAAGGAAAAGGACACGCGACTACAAGTGGTAACGCTTCAGGCCTAAACAGCTATACGCAAACGTACTTACAAAAATAAAGCATCATGTCTTCCTCAGACGTAGCTTCGTTGAAAAAAAAGATGTGTGCACTAGTAAACAGTAAACATGCTAACAGAGCCGAGCATCATTCCACTAGTAATTTTAAAACCTTTGATGGCTTATATCTTTTAAACAATATATTGTTTTTAAGATCTGATTAAACCAACGTACTCTACTGAAAATATATGACAAAACGAGtccaatattgaatatattcagAATATTTACTTGTGTAGCAGTGTTGTTAATTCAAAATCTATGATGAAGAGTTAATTCTCTCTACCAGTGCAGTTATTTCTAACACCATAAAATGCTAGTTCCATTTTTTCAGTTACTTTCTTATAGGAATGTAGCAACTTCTAATCCTTTcttcctatatagttggtacccactacAAGTCATTTATGCTATAAAGCTCAAATTCTATGAGGCCACATCATCAAGATTATATTGACCATTAGATCATCTCGCGTCTATGCAAATCAACCGTTAGATCAAGTTCTTGTCATTCGATGGCATCTGAGAGGACCAATGCTTGACCAATGCTTTTTATCTTCCTCTTAATTACCTCATGCATCATTATATCTTCCTTTATCACTAACCACTAATACATCTCCCACCCGAAAGCCTACACCACTATATTTGTGTGTACCTCTTTCTCAttccttttaatttttctaatgcaTCTACTAGCCATATCTAGGTTGATCCAATGGATTTTCTTGGAATATTTATGCTTGAACGTGCTTCCTCAATCATCTAAGGAGGAAATGTCAATGGTCCAATGAAATTTGGTTTGTCACTGTCATAGATGACATCAGAAATTTGTTTGTACAGATTACAACATTCGATGATCTTTACCAATTGCAAGGATGTTTATCTCCTCTGGTGATTGGTTTTTGGTACTCTATCATGATCTTGCTTCTTTTTATATCTGATTTCTTCGTTCATCACCAAGCTTCATATGCTAATGTAACACAACTATGGTAACTTCAATTTTTGGTAACTTTAAGTATTGAGGGATTGGTCCACTCTCACATTTGACTATCTACATTTGATTAAAAGGCTATGCCATATCTTTGTGCTTTTCATACCGATAATCACTAAATTTGTTTCTCCGTAGTTCCTCCCATTTACTTATAGGTGaacatttttcttgaaattactaGATTCATGCACCCaatagttgttttttttaagatcaTATACCAACATATGCATGCAGCTTTATCCATattttctctttgttttctcgcaaaaagaaatattttattAGTTGTTTAAAATATCTGAATGAGATGCTAAGTCAATTTAGTACATAATAAAAATAGTGTCCTCTTTGCTTACCGTTCATGGTTCTTCGAATTGGGAGTATCTCAATTGGAATCATGTCATTTCTATTCATATAGCAATATAATGTAAAGATCGAACGTTCAACCATGTTGATCAtgcaattttgataaatttacaACTATTTGTTCCCTTCTGTGTAATGATAATATACCAATAGTCAAAAGTTCTAGAATTACATCTTCCAAATTCACGATATAGCtatcccgcagcaatgcgcggggtatCAACTAGTATTATAAAGAGTTACTTCTAATACTGTGAATAgttacttctattttttttcgtgTGCGGATCTCCCGCCCATCTGCACCGAAGTGTCTGCAAAAATCTGATTTTTTTCGTGCGGGTCTATTTCTCGCGTGCGGGTGGCTTATGTTGCCTGCACTAAAAAACCTCACAAAAAAGAACTCCAAACCCTAACCCGCCGCCGGGGGAGCATGAGgccgcgctgccgctgcccgccgccgctctcggccGGGGTTAGCCGTCGTCGGCCGCCCCGTGCCCGTCGCCCGCCGAGCCTGCCGCCGCCCGTGAGGGACGAGAGACGAGAAAGAGAGATAGAAGAAATGATGATAAAAAAGGAGACTTAGTCGAGCTTGACGAGCGTAGGGGAATCACGCTCATTGCTCCAAATGAAACGATGACCGTGGAGCGGTGACTCCCAACTCAACAATAAGTAGATGGAAGCGGCTCATCATGCGCCAATTGAGGTTCATCCTGTTCTTGTATTGAGCCTCAATAATTAAATTGAAATCGCATGCGAGGACCCACGGTCCTATGCGAGAAGAGCACAATGACCAGAGCTCGTCAAGGAACCGAAGTTTCTCCGCATCCTCCTTTGGTTCATACACTTTGGAGAGCCACCAGGGAGTATCATCGGAGTGGTGTCGAACCAGTGCTGTTAAAGAGAAATCAACGAGGTGAACATCCGTAACTATTGATGTGGAAACAcggcggcctgggagatctgcttaactccagtgcaggtccaaggctAGCCTCGAGTGTGTCCAGGGCGTGCTagctgatttgatcctgcaatcagcaAGAAAAAATAAGGGCAGAATCagtcagccgatagccgatcggccgaaATGCCAATAGAGTATTGTTGGTGGTCTTAGCCGATGGAGTCAGACCAAATCGGCTATGGATTGAGTATATCAAAGAATATTAAGCTCTAAACATGCCTAATCGGCTGTAATACCATCTATCAAGTTTAATAAATTGGTTTAAgacaatattatgaaaataatagATGTGACAATGTTTAGAGCAAGAGAGATAATGCactagctaatactctagtaCAAATCTATATAAATTTACTCTAAATAGATTGATCCATATAAACACATCAAATAGAAATAAGGCATGAGGGTGCAAGGATCTAGCTGATACTGACTAAAACTTGATATGCTTATATAAAACGATCTATCTATATAAGTGGCGAATATACATGAAACAGGTATTGAAACATGCATATTAGGTATGatcagctgaaaccccgatataCTATCCTCATTATGCCTAATTGCAGGCTAGTTTGCACGGTTCAAAGCACGACTAGGGATGATGCATCtcaaagtatgaaaagaaacatgcaGTCTAGATAATCAAGCAATTAAACACTTTTCAGGATGATAgatgccttagctaatctaatctagcaagacaATTTAGCCAAAACCAGCATAAATCCTAaagcgagaagcagccgatagagctaaattgagaagCTAATAATAGATTAACTAAAACATATGAAGCAATGACTCACGATATCGAGCCTAACACGTCTAAAGCGACATTTTAGCCTCGATAGAACGGGCCATTGAGATGGGTTATCTCTTGCGAAGAACTCGCCAAAAACGagaaaagtaaaagggtggcgatgcaccgaagtTGTATTGGATTGGCCCCCATATTATAATGCTATGgggttcatatttataccccgagTACAAACTTAGTCTATTATGGACACGACTCAAACCTTTCTAAAATTAAGGTACAAACAAGACCATATACGACGGTCTCTTGCCAAATATCTAACAAACCTACTCAATATCCTaactaatagatacaattgccttatcCGAGCTCTATCTCTAACTGGCAATGATGTTTATCCCAATCTAGGCCCAAGTCGAGCCCAAGTCATGTTGTATCGGCCGTATCGGCCATCAGACTTCTCAACTTGTTCAGTCTTCAACTTCTATTTCCAGCCGATACAGTATCCAGCCGATGCGCAATCCAATACTGAGTCCAACTCGATTCAACACCAAATCTGTTTCAatcttccttcttcttctctgAATTTGATGCAAAATTCCGTTGTTAACAGTAATAGACCAGACAACTTTCCGCTAGGCAAGTAACATCCCCCACCTCAGACCAACAACAGGCAAAAAGTAATATTCAAAGTTCAGGCCTAAGGTGAACAGGCAAAAAGTATCCACTACCACGGATTGATGATCTTTTTGATCAACTcaaaggagctaaggtgttctctaagatTTACCttcgatcaggctaccaccaacTGAAAATTAGGACCGGGGATATACCCAAGACCGCGTTCTCAACACGCTATGGATTGTATGAGTTCACAGTAATGTCGTTTGGGTTAACCAACGCCCCGGCATACTTtatgaatcttatgaacaaagtgttcatggattaCTTGGACAAATTTGTGGTAGTATTCATCGATGATATCTTAATCTACTCCAAAGACGAGGAAGAGCATGCGGAGCACTTGCAGTTGGTACTCGAGAAACTTCGGAAGCATAAATTATATGCAAAGTTTAGTAAATGTGAGTTCTGGTTAAAAGAAGTCACTTTTCTAGGCCACGTAATCTCAGCCGGTGGAGTAGCAGTGGATCCTGCCAAAGTTGAGGCCGTTACGGAATGGAAGGCACCCAAATCTGTGACTGagattcggagttttctaggTTTGGCCGGATACTATCGAAGgttcattgaaggattctctaagaTAGCTCGACCAATGACACAACTactcaagaaggaaaagaagtttgtgtggtcagaacagtgccaggaaagctttgagcagctcaaagaaaagctgaccTCTGCGCCTATTCTAGTTCTCCCCGACAATAGGAAAgactttgttatatattgtgatgcatcaagGCAAGGACTAGGAGGGGTACTGATGCAGGAtggaaaggttgtggcctatgcatcgcGACAATTGCGACCACACGAGGAAAATtaccctacccatgacctagagctagcagccgtggttcatgcgCTAAAGATTTGGAGACACTATTTGATTGGAAACCATTGCGATATCTACACTGACCACAAGAGTTTGAAGTATATTTTCACCCAGTCAGATCTCAATATGAGGCAAAGGCGATGGTTGGAATTATTCAAGGACTATGAT harbors:
- the LOC107276587 gene encoding uncharacterized protein gives rise to the protein MKLLGIKEDHKDWKTIIEHARECDLKENHYLKAYKVVGNQINDVIFFNCVHDIVGAEFNGKYTAKENFNRYQKAIVDSQRKEAYNALESIPFDYIMNENGAPTKISPNRNVSEDLSLSMQDAAPPPNPSNHNAAYQVNNFIPGLTHVSQTCPSLENCNTAARIPVPGGGGSNPLLADSENDLSVSDGVHGEPFVPMQEAEQPPNHSDYNAAHQQGLCMEDSWISDSNLPLLSKICPLCNS